The bacterium sequence CCGGTTGGTCGGGGGGAAGATGAAGCAAGAGCGCGGGCCGCTGTTGAAGTGGAACCAGTGCCACATGCCGCCGGGCCGGGCGACCTCCTGCCGCCAGACCTCGGCCACGTCATTTTCGGAGACGCCTTCCTTGATAAAACCAAAGAACTTGGCGATGGCGTTCTCGTTGACCTCGGCCGCCGCGCGCAGGCGCTCGATCTCCTCGGGGGTTTTCACCAGGCGGATCATCAGGAAAAGATTCGTGCCGGGGAGGAACTCACAATCGGGCAGCTTGTCCTTCAGCCTCTCGAAGAGGGCGGGCGGGCACCCTTCCTGATCCAGGGCGATCCGGCCCTTCGTGATGCCCCGGTTTTTGAGGGCGGTGACCAGAGCGTCCACGATGGTGGGGTATTTCCCCCCCGACTCGTGGAGATGCAGATACATGCGCATCTCATCGTCCGGCGGGGTGTACCCCTCGGGGATGATAAGGGCGGACTGGCCGCCGTAGCTGTAGACGTTATCGGCGTATCCGCCGTAGGCGGCGTAGTAGCTGTTGTCCGAGCGGGTCATGATGAGGTCGCTTCCCGCCTGGGGGTCGTTGACGAGCAGGGCGTAGCTCTGGAGGCTGCGGTAGACGCGCTGCGCCCATCCGACGTGGCCGGTCAGGTAGGTGACGTTCTCGAGAGTGGTCCCGATCATCGCCACGAGGTTGTGCTGGGTCATCAGTTCATGGGCGCGTTCTTTGTTCAAGAGCATGTCGGGCCTCCGCCTTACGGGGTAGCGATGTGTAGAAGTCGGTTCTTCGAATGTGTGGGGTGAAATCTACCACAAAGGGGGAATGGGGACCACAAAACCAAGGTTTCTTGACAGGACGCCGCCGATCCCGGAAGGATGAGCGGGAAGGGGAGAAAAAGAGGCGATTTGGCTTTCCGTTTGGAGGTTTCCGGGCATGGAGATGGACCGGTCGGCGGCCGAGGCG is a genomic window containing:
- a CDS encoding Xaa-Pro peptidase family protein, which gives rise to MLLNKERAHELMTQHNLVAMIGTTLENVTYLTGHVGWAQRVYRSLQSYALLVNDPQAGSDLIMTRSDNSYYAAYGGYADNVYSYGGQSALIIPEGYTPPDDEMRMYLHLHESGGKYPTIVDALVTALKNRGITKGRIALDQEGCPPALFERLKDKLPDCEFLPGTNLFLMIRLVKTPEEIERLRAAAEVNENAIAKFFGFIKEGVSENDVAEVWRQEVARPGGMWHWFHFNSGPRSCFIFPPTNRKLKRGEHFMFDAGLFFRNYNADTGSCGSIGEPSAQSKREWKAVETGFHEGVNIVKEGVTGGQIYNALKKGIHKAGLPGFNSPFAGHTVGLEAREFPFILADEVKYDQPFLPKTSEIPLPENAVINIEAPIGTMGYGGYQIEYSVIVKKDGWEPLLKQERHFRILGA